In Anthocerotibacter panamensis C109, the sequence GTCGTTCTGGGTCTAAAACTGCCGACCCATAAAAGGTAATCAACTCCTGCTCATAGGCGAGCGCTGTAACCTCCGGGGTCGGGTTGTCCGTGCGGATGGGGTGAATGTTTTCTCTAGGGGCCAAACCGGCTACCAGCAAGCTCTCGCGGACCATACGGTAGTTGCTCAGCGGGTCATCGGCGGACACATAGCGCTCGTCCCCCCAAAACCAGTGGACCCGCGCCCACGGGAAACGGTCGCAGTAGGGAGCTTGCGCCAGCGTTTGATAGAGCCGTTGGGGTGTGGAGCCCCCGGAGAGGCTGATGCTAAAAGGGGCATCTGTGGCGGTGCTCAAAGTGACCAGCCAGTCCGCCACCCGCTCAGCCAACGCTCCGGGATCCGCCAAGACTTCC encodes:
- the pgl gene encoding 6-phosphogluconolactonase, which gives rise to MTAVEVLADPGALAERVADWLVTLSTATDAPFSISLSGGSTPQRLYQTLAQAPYCDRFPWARVHWFWGDERYVSADDPLSNYRMVRESLLVAGLAPRENIHPIRTDNPTPEVTALAYEQELITFYGSAVLDPERPLFDVTLLGLGTDGHTASLFPGTAVLQEKDRWVAAVRAAKPEPRITLTYPALNSSREVAFLVAGADKRSVLEEILSGTSTDPAARVQPVGNLRWFVDRAAFPG